From one Culex quinquefasciatus strain JHB chromosome 3, VPISU_Cqui_1.0_pri_paternal, whole genome shotgun sequence genomic stretch:
- the LOC6050655 gene encoding leukocyte elastase inhibitor — MKILIILSVYISYALAQGHRERKQTIQRQQASDLHDPRSCNFDSDDKWACVCEQLNLERQTCESEIDRTLQLNPKYKICREVSPYYVAKGQCRNEAAWSQSNNPSGKAMQFALDLFKAADPKNPDKNYVISPLSPQILLAQLTEGCSDDARHEMINGIKLNSGEAASLIRSLHETANKDDAMNKLDIASIFYKSKNMNLTDEFNHSRKQNQIKLENIDFSDTANAVQEINNWVSQKTRGNIQEIVSEQNLSPDMSMLLLNAIYFKGTWRYKFNETNKRASFQIAQNNKMSVHMMKQTNRLRFGEINFGEYWDPDTGLRWVELPYEGDQLSMILLLPKTRFELDKNLEQVTGAHLQDIFKVIKRDYNPTKIHLQLPKFTIKDSISLVEPLKKLGVKQIFESDTALNRLSKSPVKVGDVKQDSFLSVDEKGTTATAVSKITIIPLSLNAYEDIHFDCDEPFMVMIVDKTSEIPLFMGKIKQPLKATQENRKQG, encoded by the exons ATGAAGATACTGATAATTTTAAGTG TATACATATCCTATGCGCTTGCTCAGGGCCATAGGGAAAGAAAACAAACTATCCAGCGACAACAGGCATCTGATTTACACGATCCAAGATCATGTAACTTCGACTCTGATGACAAATGGGCCTGCGTGTGCGAACAACTAAATCTAGAGCGTCAGACGTGTGAGTCCGAAATCGACCGAACACTTCAGCTCAATCCAAAATACAAGATCTGCCGAGAAGTCTCACCATACTACGTCGCAAAGGGCCAATGCCGCAATGAAGCGGCATGGTCGCAGTCCAACAACCCTTCCGGAAAAGCAATGCAATTTGCTCTGGATCTATTCAAAGCGGCCGATCCCAAGAATCCGGACAAGAACTACGTCATCAGCCCGTTGTCGCCGCAGATTCTACTGGCACAGCTGACcgagggatgttccgatgatgCACGCCACGAGATGATCAATGGCATCAAGTTGAACAGCGGCGAAGCGGCCTCGTTGATCCGTTCGCTGCACGAGACGGCTAACAAGGATGACGCCATGAACAAGTTGGACATTGCCTCAATCTTCTACAAGTCCAAGAACATGAACCTGACGGACGAGTTCAACCATTCTAGGAAGCAGAACCAAATCAAGCTGGAAAACATTGACTTTTCAGACACTGCGAATGCGGTTCAGGAGATAAACAATTGGGTTTCGCAGAAAACTCGCGGAAACATTCAGGAAATTGTTTCCGAAC AAAATCTCTCACCGGATATGTCAATGCTGCTACTAAACGCCATCTACTTCAAGGGAACCTGGCGGTACAAGTTCAACGAGACCAACAAGCGGGCAAGTTTCCAAATCGcccaaaacaacaaaatgtCGGTTCACATGATGAAGCAAACCAATCGCTTGCGCTTCGGTGAAATCAACTTTGGCGAATACTGGGACCCGGACACCGGACTGCGCTGGGTTGAGCTGCCGTACGAGGGTGACCAGCTGTCCATGATTCTGCTGCTGCCCAAGACCCGCTTTGAGCTGGACAAGAATCTCGAGCAAGTCACCGGCGCTCATTTGCAGGACATTTTCAAAGTCATCAAACGAGACTACAATCCCACTAAAATTCACCTCCAGCTGCCCAAATTTACGATCAAGGACTCAATCTCGCTAGTTGAACCGTTGAAGAAG CTCGGCGTGAAGCAGATCTTCGAGAGCGACACGGCGCTCAACAGGCTGTCCAAGAGCCCGGTTAAGGTGGGTGACGTCAAGCAGGATTCGTTCCTGAGCGTCGACGAGAAGGGAACGACGGCGACGGCCGTCAGCAAGATCACGATCATCCCGCTCAGCCTGAACGCGTACGAAGATATCCACTTCGATTGCGACGAGCCGTTCATGGTGATGATCGTGGACAAAACGAGCGAAATTCCGCTGTTTATGGGCAAAATTAAGCAGCCACTCAAGGCCACCCAGGAAAATAGGAAGCAAGGCTAG